The following nucleotide sequence is from Nautilia sp. PV-1.
ATAACCGAACATCATTCCCTGGTCGCCGGCTCCTATTTCTTCTCCTCTTTCAACCCCCTGTCTGATATCAGGACTTTGTTCTCCGATTCCGTTAAGAACTCCCGCAGTTCTGTAATCAAAACCGTATCTTGCATCGGTATATCCTATCTCTCTTACCACCTCTCTTGCGATTTCCTGCATTGGAGCGTAAGTTATTGTTTTAAGCTCTCCCGCTATAACACAAAAACCGTTGCTAAGAAGCGTTTCACAGGCTACTTTTGCATTTTTGTCTCTTTCTATAATATAGTCTAATATTGCATCACTGATCTGGTCTGCCATTTTATCCGGGTGGCCTTCAGTTACAGATTCACTTGAAAAAAGATATTCTCTCATAATAAAATCTCCTTGAGAATTTTTAATTAGAAGTATAGCATAAAATGAGTTGTTAAGTTGATAAGTGGATAAGTTGTTAAGGGAAAAGTTAGAAGTGAAAAATTACAGCTAAATAAATCATTTTAAATTTTTCATTTTACACTTTTCATTTTTATGAGGCATTCTTTAGAGGCTTTTCTTATAAAATTCAATACTTCCGGAGATGCAGTGTTGTATGAAAAAAACTGATAAGTAAAACGGTTTGTTATTTTATTATAAACACATTCGCAGTATTGATATTTATTAGGCAGGGAGGATGTCTGCATGCAGTTATGTATAAATTGGAATTTGAAATTCAGAGGATAATAAAAAGAAAAAGCAAAAAGGGGTAAAAAAAGCAGGAGCTTTTTCATTATTTGAGTTTAGCTCTTACTTCTTTTGCAGCTTTTACCATGTTTTCTAAGCTTGGTTTAACTTCTTCCCATTTTCTTGTTTTAAGACCGCAGTCAGGGTTAACCCATACTTTTTGGGCAGGTAACACTTCAAGAATAGCTTCGATCTGTTCTACCATCTCTTCAGTACTTGGGATTCTTGGGCTGTGGATATCGTAAACACCAGGTCCGATTTCACCTTTATATCCTCTTTCTTTAAAGATTTTAAGAAGGCTGTTATCGCTTCTTGCGTTTTCGATTGAGATAACGTCCGCGTCCATATCTTCAATAGCGTCCATAATGTCGCTGAATTCAGAATAACACATGTGAGTGTGGATCTGAGTTTCAGGTTTTACGCTTGAAGTTGTAATTCTAAAGCTTGTAATAGCCCAGTCTTCATATTCAGCTCTTTTTTCAGCTCTAAGAGGATAACCTTCTCTAAGTGCAGCTTCGTCAACCTGGATAACTTTTATTCCTGCGGCTTCAAGAGCTTCAACTTCGTCTCTGATTGCTATAGCCATTTGATATGCAGTTGTTCTTTTTGGCTGATCGTCTCTAACAAATGACCAGTTAAGCATTGTAACAGGACCTGTCAGCATACCTTTCATCGGTCTGTCTGTAAGGCTTTGAGCGTATACAGTCCATTCAACTGTCATATCTTTTGGTCTAGAAACGTCTCCGAAAATTAGAGGTGGTTTAACACATCTACTACCATATGACTGAACCCATCCGTTTTGTGAGAATGCAACACCTTTAAGCTGCTCACCGAAGTATTCAACCATGTCGTTTCTTTCAAACTCACCGTGAACAAGTACGTCGATGTCGATTGCTTCTTGATATTCAACAAGGTCTTTAATCATTGCTTTGATTTGAGTTTTGTATTCTTCTTCGCTAATTACACCGTTTTTATAGTCTCTTCTTAGTTTTCTTAGTTCAGGTGTCTGTGGGAAGCTTCCGATTGTTGTTGTCGGAAGGATAGGGTATTTTAGGTTTTCATGCTGAAGTTTGATTCTTTCTTCAAACGGAACGCTTCTGTGTTTGTCTTTGTCAGTAAGGTTAGAAACTCTATCTTTAACTACAGGATCGTGGATTTTGTCGCTTGTTTTTCTTGTAGCGATTGCGATTTTGTTGCCTTCAAGAACTTCTTTTTCGTATTCGCTAAGCTCTTCATTTCTGAAAAGTTTGTCTATTACTCTGATTTCGTCAAGTTTTTCAAGTGCGTATGAAATCCAAGATTTAATATCTTCATCCATTTTTGTTTCGTATTTAAGAGTGTAAGGTACGTGAAGTAAACTACAGCTGCTTCCTACCATAATTTTGTCAGCGTCGTATGTTTCAGCGATGCCTTTTAGGAATTCAACAGATTTTTCGATGTCGTTAACCCATACGTTTCTTCCGTTAACGATACCTATACCTACGATTTTACCTGCATCAGCAAGTGCTTTGATGCTGTTTTCATTTCCTGCAACGAAATCTAAAAACATACCTTTAATAGGAGTAGTCGCAAGCACT
It contains:
- the metE gene encoding 5-methyltetrahydropteroyltriglutamate--homocysteine S-methyltransferase — encoded protein: MATYVIGFPRIGEQRELKKALEAYWAGKISAQELQKTASELRKRHWTYQKNAGIDLISINDFSFYDNMIDAMTMLNAIPERYNDVKNCMDKNFAVARGDANHKAMEMTKWFNTNYHYIVPELDVNMDFKASIEKIKIEYNEAKELGINVKVNFVGPITFVKLSKIVNGSEDEIIEKLLPVYEDLIAQIKSLDENITIQFDEPYFVTNPSEKDLQTLKKVYDKLGSLANIFVATYFEHSNEANEVLATTPIKGMFLDFVAGNENSIKALADAGKIVGIGIVNGRNVWVNDIEKSVEFLKGIAETYDADKIMVGSSCSLLHVPYTLKYETKMDEDIKSWISYALEKLDEIRVIDKLFRNEELSEYEKEVLEGNKIAIATRKTSDKIHDPVVKDRVSNLTDKDKHRSVPFEERIKLQHENLKYPILPTTTIGSFPQTPELRKLRRDYKNGVISEEEYKTQIKAMIKDLVEYQEAIDIDVLVHGEFERNDMVEYFGEQLKGVAFSQNGWVQSYGSRCVKPPLIFGDVSRPKDMTVEWTVYAQSLTDRPMKGMLTGPVTMLNWSFVRDDQPKRTTAYQMAIAIRDEVEALEAAGIKVIQVDEAALREGYPLRAEKRAEYEDWAITSFRITTSSVKPETQIHTHMCYSEFSDIMDAIEDMDADVISIENARSDNSLLKIFKERGYKGEIGPGVYDIHSPRIPSTEEMVEQIEAILEVLPAQKVWVNPDCGLKTRKWEEVKPSLENMVKAAKEVRAKLK